In one window of Reinekea forsetii DNA:
- a CDS encoding ABC transporter permease, with product MNVRLQHLILLLVVLFIMPWYEFTDGFFNFSWLSLGYFVAEESAPLYFQMVGHEKVWLYLVSGPYVLLALANAFTRKLRSDYEANIHLGLAALGLLALMMQGMLINDFGPVFLALNAFLPIDAYQIGMGYGALLLSVIYIYYVASAFAHKGMMKGDLFSTYALFLIVFLVSVFVIFPVLNILSRAFLDSDTGYSITVFSERIFNSNIWGLGCIGIGSGYCGVATATAFLAVMTGLSTTTLGLCFALVITRTDFKWRGRLKALSLLPIITPPFVVGMALIMLLGRSGIVTKFIESTFGIELGGWIYGFWGLWIAQTLAYTPIAFMVLIGVVQGVGPSYEEASTTLNATPLRTFRFVTLPLIRPGLANAFLLGFVESMADLGNALLIGGDFPVLSAQIFYAVAGASSSTGKAAALVVSLLVFTITAFLIQRYWVGRKTYATVTGKGDGGSNQSLPKWVKNVSVSVALFWSVFTVSIYVLILMSGFVETWGSDYSLTFKHYITAFDFNIVNSHLIATGVAWDSLITTLWLALLAMPLTTAMGLATGYLLTRQNFAFKSAFEFSTMLSFAIPGIVIGFSYVVAFNQAPIDLTYTGIIIVVCFMFRNMPVGVRSSIAALKQLDPGLDEASFTLGASNLRSIRTVILPLIKPAVFSALVYSFIRSITSVSAVIFLVSADYNLASAYIIGLVENNQFGVPIAYSTTLIAIMGIAIFGLNQLVGKRTLFKPLTNGAS from the coding sequence ATGAACGTTAGGCTTCAACATCTAATATTGCTATTAGTTGTTCTTTTTATAATGCCCTGGTATGAATTTACCGATGGTTTCTTTAATTTTAGCTGGTTGAGCTTGGGCTATTTTGTTGCAGAGGAGTCTGCCCCCCTTTACTTCCAGATGGTCGGTCACGAAAAAGTATGGCTGTACTTGGTTTCGGGACCGTATGTCCTGTTAGCACTTGCAAACGCCTTTACGCGGAAACTCCGCTCGGATTATGAAGCAAACATTCATTTAGGACTTGCAGCATTGGGGCTACTTGCCTTAATGATGCAAGGTATGTTGATTAACGACTTTGGCCCAGTTTTCTTGGCCTTAAATGCCTTTTTGCCGATAGACGCCTACCAAATTGGTATGGGGTATGGCGCACTATTGTTGTCGGTCATCTATATTTATTACGTTGCCTCAGCATTCGCTCATAAGGGTATGATGAAAGGGGACCTTTTTTCGACCTATGCCCTTTTCCTGATTGTTTTCTTGGTGTCGGTATTTGTTATTTTTCCGGTGCTCAATATCCTATCTCGAGCTTTTTTAGATTCCGACACGGGTTACTCTATTACGGTTTTTTCCGAACGCATATTCAATAGTAATATTTGGGGCCTGGGCTGTATAGGCATTGGTAGCGGGTACTGCGGTGTCGCTACCGCTACGGCATTCCTTGCGGTTATGACTGGTCTGAGCACCACGACACTTGGACTTTGTTTTGCCCTTGTTATTACTCGGACTGACTTTAAGTGGCGAGGTCGCCTGAAAGCACTGAGTTTATTACCTATTATCACTCCGCCATTTGTTGTTGGCATGGCGTTAATAATGCTCTTGGGACGTTCTGGAATAGTAACCAAGTTCATTGAATCGACCTTTGGGATTGAACTGGGCGGCTGGATCTATGGTTTTTGGGGCTTATGGATAGCACAGACGTTGGCCTATACCCCTATTGCCTTTATGGTACTAATTGGCGTGGTTCAGGGAGTAGGGCCATCCTACGAGGAAGCTTCCACAACGTTAAACGCAACGCCCTTGCGAACCTTTAGGTTTGTCACCTTACCCCTAATAAGACCTGGGCTCGCAAATGCATTCTTGTTGGGCTTTGTGGAAAGCATGGCTGATTTAGGCAATGCCTTATTGATAGGAGGCGACTTCCCGGTCTTATCTGCGCAGATTTTCTATGCAGTAGCGGGCGCTTCATCGAGTACCGGTAAGGCTGCGGCACTGGTTGTCTCTTTGTTGGTATTCACCATAACCGCATTCCTAATACAACGTTACTGGGTTGGTCGGAAAACCTACGCAACAGTAACCGGGAAAGGGGATGGTGGGTCCAATCAATCCTTGCCAAAATGGGTGAAGAATGTCTCCGTTTCCGTAGCGCTATTCTGGTCGGTATTTACCGTTTCAATTTATGTGTTGATTTTAATGTCGGGTTTCGTAGAGACGTGGGGCTCAGATTACTCGTTAACTTTTAAACACTACATAACCGCCTTCGACTTCAATATTGTTAATAGCCATCTAATTGCTACCGGGGTTGCTTGGGATTCTCTAATCACTACCCTATGGTTAGCGTTATTAGCGATGCCTTTAACAACAGCGATGGGGCTCGCGACCGGCTATTTACTGACGCGGCAGAACTTTGCCTTTAAGTCAGCCTTTGAGTTTTCCACGATGCTGAGCTTCGCGATACCGGGCATTGTTATCGGGTTTTCATATGTTGTTGCCTTCAACCAAGCACCCATCGACCTAACCTATACTGGGATTATTATTGTTGTGTGCTTTATGTTCCGAAACATGCCCGTCGGCGTTCGCTCGAGTATTGCAGCGTTGAAGCAATTAGATCCAGGGTTAGATGAGGCCTCTTTTACCCTCGGGGCATCAAACCTGAGATCTATAAGGACAGTCATCCTGCCCTTAATCAAACCTGCGGTGTTTTCGGCGTTGGTTTACAGTTTCATTCGTTCGATTACCAGTGTCAGCGCCGTTATATTCCTTGTCAGCGCAGACTACAATTTAGCCTCTGCCTATATTATTGGTCTGGTCGAGAACAACCAATTCGGCGTGCCAATTG